In Lemur catta isolate mLemCat1 chromosome 1, mLemCat1.pri, whole genome shotgun sequence, one DNA window encodes the following:
- the LOC123644611 gene encoding uncharacterized protein LOC123644611 has translation MSLSLARLATATAPEGGRSRLHLVQAPGGLGLAEQQLFPGHCRRGHMGQGGASRGCGLSVPQVRAVGASAAGSGHADPPAVGGRKTFLLLPQKPSYLATVTPAMPPPVWNPTKNLDSLRKGKTLNSSKGCPIVSPHCPHSQHRPAWLVPWPRNRGVILDTNFLSHRASTPPPALASPWLLATPAFSCSQRESWGSTKSHSDRLMALGSWSHICECDGEVDTQVPGSEPSTTWMELSSVRLSGLLPLHSSFSCTLHRFPWRTRRLHHTRTTVSSVSSSTGSHLASVGILSAETVPFPLNLSLLGTGPVPADASADTC, from the exons ATGTCCCTATCTCTAGCACGACTGGCGACAGCCACAGcacctgagggagggaggagtcgGCTGCACCTTGTCCAGGCTCCTGGGGGCCTGGGCTTGGCTGAACAGCAGCTGTTCCCAGGACACTGTAGGCGTGGCCACATGGGACAGGGAGGCGCCTCTCGGGGTTGCGGTCTGTCTGTCCCACAGGTCAGGGCTGTGGGAGCCTCTGCTGCAGGCTCGGGGCACGCAGACCCACCAgctgtgggagggaggaagacatTTCTTCTACTACCACAGAAGCCCTCCTATCTTGCAACCGTCACTCCAGCCATGCCTCCCCCAGTCTGGAACCCCACTAAGAACCTGGACTCGCTCAGAAAAGGGAAGACTTTGAATAGCTCCAAGGGATGCCCTATAGTCAGTCCACACTGTCCCCACAG CCAACACAGGCCTGCCTGGCTAGTCCCTTGGCCCAGGAACCGGGGGGTCATCCTTGACACCAACTTCTTGTCACA TAGGGCCTCGACTCCCCCACCAGCACTGGCgtctccctggctcctggcaaCACCGGCTTTTTCCTGTTCTCAGAGAGAAAG CTGGGGGTCAACAAAGAGTCACAGTGACAGGCTGATGGCCTTGGGCAGCTGGAGCCACATCTGCGAGTGTGATGGAGAAGTGGATACCCAGGTCCcaggctcagagcccagcacGACCTGGATGGAACTGTCCTCTGTCCGCCTCTCTGGGCTCCTGCCACTCCACAGTTCCTTCTCCTGCACCCTTCACAGGTTCCCCTGGAGGACCAGGCGCCTTCATCACACACGCACCACAGTGTCCTCTGTCAGCTCTAGCACTGGATCACATCTTGCTTCTGTTGGGATCTTAAGTGCAGAGACTGTTCCTTTCCCTCTGAATTTATCTCTGCTCGGGACAGGGCCAGTACCCGCAGATGCTTCAGCAGATACCTGCTAA